The following are from one region of the Andrena cerasifolii isolate SP2316 chromosome 1, iyAndCera1_principal, whole genome shotgun sequence genome:
- the Scny gene encoding ubiquitin specific peptidase 36 — protein MPAVSICDPVAATLRRTLETSQQKTSDDLSTSLVSSASRILQSEIQYKEVDDYQTTILDQLKAKYIVLSLPSSESTDDKAKDCGTKGPSLPEPTITLYSPKKICLGWKNTFPVGAGMYNVGNTCYLNSTLQALFHVPALVNWLLSDTHHTSKCEQNDGGGECLTCAVAKTLQFSHQKSGCAIKPFYIYNKLKLICRTMVPGQQEDAHEFLRYLLEGMEKAYLTRHKAGKLDSYSKETTPINQIFGGYIRTEVKCLQCRHVSTTFQHFQDLLVDIRKASTLDEALTSYFSREQLDNNDYKCEACKRRVPATKQFSLERPPKVLCVQLKRFSVLGGKISKHIGFKQTIDMGPYLWKEPGEPAQPLTYKLMSIVTHMGPSVNCGHYTAVAKVSTGQYYSFDDSCVRPISLSNVLSTNAYIMIFEMEQQTQSHVQNPQAVKVNGTLTVNNAISSPGSPLNKTINPKASTSGLLALNGLINGTSASKDTEVVETNSQVPASKTTELQFPMLKSTNFIGPQLPQKLQDKSQPRLIMHIKNGKILNGNSLVPYDGSSEEEDTSVIGTLKNNANSNATQKPIIPPGATNGTQKASLVKNSSPKAVLSVKDVQKPASKTSDSGTSQNQTNNVTQCTKTQNGSSSSTITSPTKYQNGKSEANGRTENGNSKSKWHQTVKVKTGQDEKVVTKAATSSMKGWEVSKDTFSPASTAAPNGWSVTDKEDVNKSNQNNTTPSAAAVRDFNGTNRSDTVSHLLKMSHRGYGSSSVSNWNGNRTHLDREVDNDRREERKRHFNQDDEDIDRGRVKKVKDHRGYEERSNSGYNPFQEYQNGKTWNRSLGGYYRRHYYNTSSHARPRHGRNYRPPHYRYHNHSRAHWQRG, from the exons ATGCCTGCTGTGAGCATTTGTGACCCTGTCGCGGCCACGCTCCGTCGCACCTTGGAGACAAGTCAGCAGAAAACGTCGGATGATTTATCGACGAGTTTAGTCAGTAGCGCATCTAGGATCCTCCAATCGGAAATTCAATACAAGGAAGTGGACGATTATCAGACAACGATTTTGGATCAACTTAAAGCCAAATATATTGTATTAAGCTTGCCAAGCTCGGAAAGTACGGACGATAAAGCGAAAGACTGTGGAACTAAAGGACCTAGTTTGCCCGAGCCGACGATCACTTTGTATTCCCCTAAAAAGATCTGTCTGGGATGGAAGAACACGTTCCCAGTTGGGGCTGGCATGTATAACGTCGGGAATACGTGTTACTTAAACAGTACGCTTCAAGCACTGTTCCACGTACCAGCGCTGGTCAATTGGCTATTATCAGATACGCATCACACGTCGAAGTGTGAACAAAACG ATGGAGGTGGAGAGTGCCTTACATGCGCAGTGGCAAAGACTTTACAATTCAGTCATCAGAAATCGGGGTGCGCTATTAAGCCATTCtacatatataataaattaaagc TCATCTGCCGAACCATGGTGCCAGGGCAGCAAGAAGATGCTCACGAGTTTCTACGTTATTTACTAGAGGGCATGGAGAAAGCTTATTTAACGAGACACAAAGCCGGCAAATTAGATAGTTATTCTAAAGAAACAACTCCCATTAATCAAATTTTTGGTGGTTATATTCGTACTGAAGTGAAGTGTCTACAGTGTAGACATGTTTCTACTACGTTTCAACATTTTCAG GACTTACTGGTGGATATACGTAAAGCGAGTACCCTGGATGAAGCGCTAACTAGTTACTTCAGTCGCGAGCAACTAGATAACAATGATTACAAATGTGAAGCTTGTAAAAGAAGAGTTCCTGCTACGAAACAATTTAGCCTAGAACGACCCCCTAAAGTGCTCTGTGTACAGTTGAAGAGGTTCAGCGTTCTAGGAGGGAAAATATCTAAACACATAGGTTTTAAACAAACTATAGACATGGGTCCTTATCTCTGGAAAGAGCCAGGCGAGCCTGCGCAGCCACTTACGTATAAACTCATGTCGATAGTTACACACATGGGTCCATCTGTAAACTGCGGGCATTATACAGCTGTCGCCAAGGTTTCCACAGGCCAATATTACTCCTTCGATGATTCTTGT GTTCGCCCAATTAGCTTGAGCAACGTATTGAGTACAAATGCATATATAATGATCTTCGAGATGGAGCAGCAGACACAATCGCATGTTCAGAATCCACAGGCTGTTAAAGTAAATGGTACGTTGACTGTAAACAACGCGATATCTTCGCCAGGAAGTCCTTTGAATAAAACTATAAATCCTAAAGCATCGACGTCTGGATTACTCGCATTAAATGGATTGATTAATGGCACGTCAGCTAGTAAAGATACTGAAGTCGTAGAGACAAATTCACAAGTGCCTGCGAGCAAAACTACGGAACTTCAGTTCCCCATGCTGAAGAGCACAAATTTTATCGGACCACAACTGCCACAGAAATTACAGGACAAGTCTCAACCAAGATTAATCATGCATATTAAAAATGGGAAAATTTTAAACGGGAACAGTTTGGTTCCTTATGATGGATCCAGCGAAGAGGAAGATACCAGCGTCATcggaacattaaaaaataacgcAAATTCGAACGCCACACAGAAACCGATTATCCCACCTGGTGCCACTAATGGCACGCAGAAAGCTTCGTTGGTGAAGAATAGTTCGCCCAAAGCAGTTCTTAGTGTTAAAGATGTGCAGAAGCCTGCCTCGAAAACGAGCGACAGCGGCACATCGCAGAATCAAACTAATAACGTAACACAATGTACAAAGACACAAAATGGTTCCAGTTCCAGTACCATTACGAGTCCAACAAAATATCAAAATGGCAAGTCGGAAGCGAATGGTAGGACAGAGAATGGCAATAGTAAAAGTAAGTGGCATCAGACTGTGAAGGTGAAAACAGGACAGGACGAGAAAGTAGTTACGAAAGCTGCCACCAGCAGTATGAAAGGCTGGGAAGTTTCGAAAGACACGTTTTCCCCGGCGTCGACTGCAGCGCCTAATGGGTGGTCCGTTACGGATAA GGAAGACGTTAACAAGAGTAATCAAAACAACACAACACCCAGTGCCGCAGCAGTAAGAGACTTCAATGGAACGAATCGTTCCGATACAGTTTCACATTTATTAAAGATGTCTCATCGTGGTTACGGCAGCTCGTCGG TTTCAAATTGGAACGGCAATAGAACGCATTTAGACAGAGAAGTCGACAACGATAGACGGGAAGAGCGTAAGCGTCACTTCAACCAGGACGACGAAGATATAGACCGAGGtcgagttaaaaaagtaaaggatCATCGAGGGTACGAAGAAAGAAGTAACAGTGGGTATAATCCTTTCCAAGAGTATCAGAATGGGAAAACGTGGAACCGATCCCTTGGTGGTTATTACCGGAGACATTACTACAACACTTCCAGCCATGCCCGGCCACGGCATGGCAGAAATTATAGGCCTCCGCATTACAGATATCATAACCATTCGCGAGCACATTGGCAACGGGGATAA
- the LOC143366117 gene encoding uncharacterized protein LOC143366117, translating to MSSSMALLIEKEEPSQTELIQTLERNVAILKIENHYNLRIVYEWETKLMWFNNVSRGLTDKLDSLWSLAEAHQTDGNEIKQFADQILSLWTSISRQVCEKYSKIRMASRTLHGVPLSLLLDKIKKEVILLKVSLQVHESTYDRECTLQGYKLINEIEGLISSLEKCDNKLQQYLSISNITSHLLKLESAVDKYASNAELLPSKRSLFSDLSIFTLVAKLLTGELLGNESIDPNHILMENAPKKPVFIIKNVKRKTICPCYPT from the exons ATGTCGTCCTCGATGGCGCTTCTGATTGAAAAGGAAGAACCTTCTCAAACTGAGCTCATACAGACTCTCGAGAGAAAT GTAGCGAtcttaaaaatagaaaatcattATAATTTAAGAATTGTTTATGAGTGGGAGACTAAGCTCATGTGGTTCAATAATGTTTCGCGTGGTCTGACGGATAAGCTTGATTCTTTGTGGAGCTTAGCCGAAGCTCATCAAACGGAcggaaatgaaataaaacagtttGCCGATCAAATTCTGAGTTTATGGACATCCATAAGTCGACAG GTATGCGAAAAGTATTCTAAGATTCGAATGGCCAGTAGAACGTTGCATGGAGTACCATTATCATTATTGCTGGATAAAATAAAGAAGGAAGTGATTTTATTGAAAGTATCTTTGCAAGTTCATGAGTCTACTTACGATAGAGAATGTACATTACAGGGATACAAATTAATTAACGAGATTGAAGGACTTATTAGCAGTTTAGAAAAGTGCGATAACAAG TTGCAGCAATATTTGTCGATATCAAATATTACTTCACACCTTCTAAAGTTAGAATCTGCGGTGGATAAATATGCCTCCAACGCTGAGCTACTACCTTCGAAGAGATCACTCTTCTCTGATTTAAGTATCTTCACGTTAGTCGCAAAACTTTTGACAGGCGAATTATTAGGTAACGAATCCATCGATCCCAATCACATTTTGATGGAGAACGCGCCCAAGAAGCCAGTTTTCATAATCAAAAACGTGAAACGGAAAACTATCTGCCCCTGTTATCCAACGTAA
- the LOC143378675 gene encoding uncharacterized protein LOC143378675, translating into MITALPVPSVKVFHKTYYQEKGSRIANSQPGSPLAESEAVLALVDKEPPEYYFCGKVNTLHVVVGSLLLGAVVLVVGLVQLAPGAEAAQNSTSLIVVGTSLLVVGVFLAMLRGLCIKKQKASQQDGTHQRSVTSIDMLLAQHRDFTVLTPDELEDLVGRSTSALESKIRKQGHNT; encoded by the exons ATGATTACGGCGTTACCGGTGCCCTCGGTGAAGGTCTTCCACAAAACTTATTACCAAGAGAAAGGCTCCAGGATTGCGAATAGTCAGCCTGGCAGTCCATTAGCCGAGAGCGAGGCAGTGCTGGCGCTAGTTGACAAGGAACCACCAGAATACTACTTCTGCGGCAAG GTGAACACCCTACACGTGGTAGTTGGATCGTTGCTACTTGGTGCCGTGGTACTGGTAGTGGGCTTGGTGCAGCTTGCACCAGGAGCAGAAGCTGCGCAGAACTCGACCTCCCTCATCGTCGTTGGTACCAGTTTGCTAGTAGTCGGCGTATTCCTCGCGATGCTCAGGGGTTTGTGCATCAAGAAACAGAAGGCTTCTCAGCAGGATGGAACCCATCAGAGAAGCGTAACCAGCATAGACATGCTGCTGGCCCAGCATAG AGACTTCACGGTGCTGACGCCCGACGAGCTTGAAGACCTGGTCGGCCGATCGACCTCCGCCTTGGAGAGTAAAATCCGGAAACAGGGCCACAACACCTAG